In Papaver somniferum cultivar HN1 chromosome 1, ASM357369v1, whole genome shotgun sequence, a genomic segment contains:
- the LOC113325829 gene encoding uncharacterized protein LOC113325829: MGLRSNRATSWAPGSNNNGKRLVNMHLKITWATLLEIVAINCNYKIVKFPVMSRIPTYPDWSITRQTSHVNFDANKMQVSFPRFKKQRKDVKQLYKRFAQCWTVKSS, encoded by the exons ATGGGTCTGAGATCAAACagggcaacaagctgggcaccaggAAGCAATAACAATGGGAAAAGACTTGTGAATATGCATTTGAAAATAACTTG GGCGACACTATTGGAGATTGTCGCTATTAACTGCAATTATAAAATTGTCAAATTTCCTGTAATGTCTCGGATTCCAACTTATCCTGATTGGAGCATCACCAGACAAACAAGCCATGTAAATTTTGATGCAAACAAAATGCAG GTATCATTTCCGCGGTtcaagaaacaaagaaaagatgtcaaacAATTGTATAAGAGATTCGCTCAGTGCTGGACTGTTAAGTCTAGTTAG